CATTAATGGAGAACGCTACTGTCCTAACTCTTATGAGTCTTTTCAGCCCAGTGTATACGAAATCAAAAGGTCGCTTCATTTCAGCAATTATCATTTCAGCTGTCGTTGTAACCTTTGGTGAATATATACACTTACCGATTGTTATTCGTTTTATTGTAAATTACGGGTTTGCCGCCGTTTTCTATTCGCTGTTTTTTCATCGCAAGCTGCAATATACACTATTTGAATTTCTATTTGCAATAGACGTCAGTATAGTCATTGAATTTTTACTTATTGTATTACAAAACTTTTTTTGGCCAGGCAATCTTGAAGTTTGGCAAAGCTTTGTGCATCTGGGCATTCTACTGGGGCTCTCCATCGTCTGCACCAAATTTGTTCGCATGGTAATAAGTTTTCAGGCTTTTTATGAGACGTATCGGCAGAGCTTTTGTTTGGTTACTATCAGCATTTTCGCTGTTCTTTTGCTAGAACTTTTTATTTGGGATACGGCACGATATAGTCTATACGCTAACCTAGGGCTAATTTGCTTGTTTATCTTAATGTGGCTAGTTTTAAACTTTTACTTGCTTAAAGTTCTGGTTACCGATGAGCGCAAAAAGACTTTAGTTTCAGCATATGAACAGTATGAAGAAACTACAGAAACCCTTTTAGACTGTTTGTATTCGGATCAACATGAATATAATAGACACCTGCAAACAATTTTAAGAATGTGTGAGGAAAACGATACAACGAAGACGGAAATCATGACATATGTCATGGAAATGGGACAAAACGAGGATAAAGAAAAACAACAGATCTTTCTTTGTCCTGCCGGAAGTGGGCTGATAAATGGCTTGATTTATACCAAGGCAAAAGAGGCCGCCGATAACAACATAAAGTTGATTCACTTATCAGAGAGCAAGGTTCCTTCTTTTCCTTGTCTCAATTATGAATTGATAGAACTCCTAGGAAACCTCCTTGACAATGCATTGGAATACTTGAAAAAGCAACCTAAAAACAAGGCAAAAGAAATTTATCTGGACCTTGGATATGATCAGGGTAAAGTTTTTATTAAAGTAAAAAATTCTTACTATGCAGCCACTACGGAAAGTGAGTTTTGGGTAAAAAAAGGCTACACGACAAAATCAAGTTCAAAACACGGCTATGGGCTTTACAACGTAAAGCAAATTGTGGCGAAATATAAAGGTGATTTTAATATTTTTACAGAAGCACTGTATATCAACATCTGTATTTATTTTGAGAACTCTAACGGAAAATCAGATTCAATATAATCAATCAAAGGTTGTACGCTTCAATAAGATTTAAGACCGAAGATGTTCACTTTAGTTATAATTTTTTATTGACATATATAGATTATCTATATATTATTGTATAGGCAATCTATATATCAATAATGTAAAATTTATACACTATTGGATTTTTTAAAAAGCATAGAAGTCGTACTAAAATCATGGAGGAGGAAACAAAATGGCTATAGATAAAGGCCTATTATCTGGCAGCACTACAACTCTTATTTTAAAGCTGTTAGAAGAAACAGATCGATATGGATATGAAATGATTGAAGCCCTATCAGAAAAATCGGATCACACCTTTGATTTAAAGGCAGGTACTCTGTACCCGCTTTTACACAATTTAGAAAAAAAGCAGCTGGTAGAATCCTATGAAGAAAAAGCCGGAACAGATCGAACTCGCAAGTATTATCACTTGACACCAAAGGGCAAAAAGGTATTGCAAGAAAAACAGCAGGAATGGATTGTTTATACCAATGCAGTTAATAAAGTGTTGAACGGAGGACTCAGCTATGCAGCCATTTGATGAGATAACAAGATACAGGGACACCGTTTGCCAGCAAATTCGCTGGAAGAAAGCCCAGGTAGGTGTTTCAACTGAAATCGAAAATCACCTCTGCGACCAGCGGGATGCTTACATGGCAAACGGAGACGACGAAAAAAGAGCTACGACCAAAGCCATTACACAGATGGGAGACGCCGTGTGGATTGGCCAAGAACTAGATAAAACCCATCGGCCAAAACCCCAGTGGACTCTAATTGCGCTGACAGGTATCCTCATGGGGATTGGTATGCTGGTGCACTATTTTATTGATACCGCCGAAAGTTCTCACTATACCTTCAGCCCGTTGCCTTTCATAGTGGCCTGGGTTCTGTTTGTAGCCTGCTATTTTATCGATTTCTCTGTGTTCGGTCGATACCCTCTTCAATTCTACATGGCTACTCTTATCCTTTCGATAGCAGGGATTTCATTGAGCACAGCAACGTATTATGGCCAGGCATTCTGGGTGCTAGGACCCTTTTCCATCAGCTTCGCCTATTTGTCCCTGCTCTTTCCTGTTGCCTTTGCTCTACTGGTTTATGCCATGAGGAGCCGAGGCTATTGGGGGATTTTATTAAGCGGTATAGGATTTTTCCCTTTAGCTATAATTTTATTAATGACGCCAACCCTTGTGGGGTTTGTTTCATATACCCTTTCTGCCTTATGTGTGCTGTGCTTTGCCATAAGCCGAGGCTGGTTCAAGGTACATAAAACACGCGGCTTATTGCTTGTGCTCCTGCCAACTTTTACGACACTGACCTTCAGCCTTCTATTCCTAGCACAATATTATACTCAAAGATTTTGGAGTTTCTTTCATCCTGATCAGAATCCATTCGGCACTGGATACGTATATAATCTCATTCGAGACTTTCTATCACAAGCCCAATTCTTTGGCCAAGGTGATTTCCCTGAAAGTGGAGTTGTTCCGGCTAGCTTACCCTTTATTAAAACGGTCTACCCCCTCACCTTTTTAGCGCATCAATTTGGGGTTGTCTTTTTAGCTGTCATCATAGTTTTTTTAGCAATATTTGCTGTCTTCAGCCTATATAAAGCATGGAAGGAAAAGAGCGTCCTAGGCGCCCTTATCGCCCTGTCCATAGCGCTTACTTTTATCCTTCAATGCACATTCTACCTTGCTGCTAACCTGGGCTACGGATTAATCGCGCCCTTGTCCTTACCATTCATTTCTTATGGGAAGTCAGCCTTGTTTCTCAACGCGGCTTTGACTGGCTTTATGTTATCTATATTTCGCACGGGAGAGGCCTATGAAGAGCACCAGATAACGTCCAGAAGAGAATTAGCTTTCATTTCCTACAAAGATGGAACCTTAAGCATCCGTTTAAAAGGTTGAGGACATCGAATTTGCTAAAGGTATACCAGCTGGCGAGACAGTATATCTAACCAAATAACGTGGGTTTTGGCCGGCTTCTTTTGGAAATCGCATAGGTAACAAAAACCCTCTATTGGTTAAATTTGGGTTGACATTTGTGACAAATTCCTTTATAGTAAACACATTGTCGTGTAAAAATTTAACAAAATTAACATGTGCAGAAGCATATGGAAAGGAAGGAAATCATGAAAATTTCACGAAGATTGACCACACTGGGATTGGCTGTTGCTCTGGTGGCCGGATTAGCTGGCTGCGGAGGCGGCAGTTCCTCTGATGTACTCAAGACAGCCCAGAAGAAA
The genomic region above belongs to Aminipila butyrica and contains:
- a CDS encoding PadR family transcriptional regulator, whose protein sequence is MAIDKGLLSGSTTTLILKLLEETDRYGYEMIEALSEKSDHTFDLKAGTLYPLLHNLEKKQLVESYEEKAGTDRTRKYYHLTPKGKKVLQEKQQEWIVYTNAVNKVLNGGLSYAAI
- a CDS encoding sensor histidine kinase; this translates as MTIWQSFMGTLMENATVLTLMSLFSPVYTKSKGRFISAIIISAVVVTFGEYIHLPIVIRFIVNYGFAAVFYSLFFHRKLQYTLFEFLFAIDVSIVIEFLLIVLQNFFWPGNLEVWQSFVHLGILLGLSIVCTKFVRMVISFQAFYETYRQSFCLVTISIFAVLLLELFIWDTARYSLYANLGLICLFILMWLVLNFYLLKVLVTDERKKTLVSAYEQYEETTETLLDCLYSDQHEYNRHLQTILRMCEENDTTKTEIMTYVMEMGQNEDKEKQQIFLCPAGSGLINGLIYTKAKEAADNNIKLIHLSESKVPSFPCLNYELIELLGNLLDNALEYLKKQPKNKAKEIYLDLGYDQGKVFIKVKNSYYAATTESEFWVKKGYTTKSSSKHGYGLYNVKQIVAKYKGDFNIFTEALYINICIYFENSNGKSDSI
- a CDS encoding FtsW/RodA/SpoVE family cell cycle protein, with amino-acid sequence MQPFDEITRYRDTVCQQIRWKKAQVGVSTEIENHLCDQRDAYMANGDDEKRATTKAITQMGDAVWIGQELDKTHRPKPQWTLIALTGILMGIGMLVHYFIDTAESSHYTFSPLPFIVAWVLFVACYFIDFSVFGRYPLQFYMATLILSIAGISLSTATYYGQAFWVLGPFSISFAYLSLLFPVAFALLVYAMRSRGYWGILLSGIGFFPLAIILLMTPTLVGFVSYTLSALCVLCFAISRGWFKVHKTRGLLLVLLPTFTTLTFSLLFLAQYYTQRFWSFFHPDQNPFGTGYVYNLIRDFLSQAQFFGQGDFPESGVVPASLPFIKTVYPLTFLAHQFGVVFLAVIIVFLAIFAVFSLYKAWKEKSVLGALIALSIALTFILQCTFYLAANLGYGLIAPLSLPFISYGKSALFLNAALTGFMLSIFRTGEAYEEHQITSRRELAFISYKDGTLSIRLKG